The Streptomyces tendae genome has a window encoding:
- a CDS encoding DEDDh family exonuclease: MLEDLTAAAFSPTAWPAAYPRGYAVVDVETTGLARDDRIISAAVYRLDARGEVEDHWYTVVNPERDPGPVWIHGLTSDVLEGAPLFAEIAAEFAARLEGRVLVAHNAVFDWQMIAREYARARGEAPVKQRLCTIALSKELRLPLPNHKLESLAAHFGVVQQRAHHALDDARVLAEAFRPSLRAAAAGGVRLPLHECRPLTEWSDRPRIGQQAGYGGRQPASWRPSRKRPACAYPNPGRYEPGKRLKQGMRVAFSGDTSVERDLLEDRATEAGLHVATSLSRLTSLLVTNDPDSGTSKVVKARQYGTPVVDEAAFGQLLGDVQPASEG, from the coding sequence ATGCTCGAAGACCTCACCGCCGCAGCCTTCTCCCCCACCGCGTGGCCGGCCGCGTATCCGCGGGGATACGCGGTCGTTGACGTGGAGACCACGGGGCTGGCCCGGGACGACCGCATCATCTCCGCGGCCGTCTACCGGCTGGACGCGCGCGGCGAGGTCGAGGACCACTGGTACACGGTGGTCAATCCGGAGCGGGACCCGGGCCCGGTGTGGATACACGGACTGACGAGCGACGTGCTGGAGGGCGCGCCGCTCTTCGCGGAGATCGCGGCGGAGTTCGCGGCCCGGCTGGAGGGCCGGGTGCTGGTGGCGCACAACGCCGTCTTCGACTGGCAGATGATCGCCCGGGAGTACGCCCGCGCGCGTGGCGAGGCCCCGGTGAAGCAACGGCTGTGCACCATCGCCCTGTCCAAGGAGCTGAGGCTGCCCCTGCCCAACCACAAGCTGGAGTCGCTCGCCGCGCACTTCGGTGTGGTGCAGCAGCGGGCGCACCACGCGCTGGACGACGCGCGCGTGCTGGCGGAGGCCTTCCGGCCCAGTCTGCGGGCCGCGGCGGCGGGCGGCGTACGGCTGCCTCTGCACGAGTGCCGGCCGCTCACCGAGTGGAGCGACCGCCCGCGCATCGGGCAGCAGGCGGGCTACGGCGGGCGGCAGCCCGCCAGTTGGCGCCCGTCCCGCAAAAGGCCCGCATGCGCCTATCCCAACCCAGGCCGGTACGAACCGGGCAAGCGACTCAAGCAGGGCATGCGGGTGGCGTTCTCCGGGGACACCTCCGTCGAGCGGGACCTCCTGGAGGACCGGGCGACCGAGGCCGGGCTGCACGTGGCGACCAGCCTGTCCCGGCTCACCAGCCTCCTGGTCACCAACGACCCGGACTCGGGCACGTCGAAGGTGGTCAAGGCCCGGCAGTACGGCACCCCGGTGGTCGACGAGGCCGCCTTCGGCCAGCTCCTCGGGGACGTCCAACCGG
- a CDS encoding CopD family protein: MTLTKPRSRTAGARGGTRRPGAGRAVAVLVLVALGALIPLLGPSPALHGTGEADAPGTGGIALLRTVLFAALAVSVGELFATRMARALPGAPAALPRGWSTAADAVGFVAALGLASVVATGNLVPAGLADIDVGGLYETRDGKLALLEVNGFLAAALCAASGRPATQALPLAAVVVAEALRAHPTTEYSPLVGSGLTLLHLTCASLWAGGLLHVLRTLRLWERAEAGAALLGRYARVAVVLLVVITATGVCSSLRRMPPGTVLEQLTDTAYGRVLLAKVILMAGVAALALWARVRLARAADPLTASSPARAEVYVLALVVAVSGLLTALPVPIRW; the protein is encoded by the coding sequence GTGACTCTGACGAAACCCAGGTCCCGGACGGCCGGTGCGCGCGGCGGCACGCGGCGCCCCGGTGCCGGTCGGGCCGTGGCCGTCCTCGTCCTGGTGGCGCTGGGCGCGCTGATACCCCTGCTCGGCCCCTCGCCGGCGCTGCACGGCACCGGCGAGGCGGACGCACCCGGCACCGGTGGCATCGCCCTCCTGCGCACGGTGCTGTTCGCGGCGCTGGCCGTGTCCGTCGGTGAGCTGTTCGCCACACGGATGGCCCGCGCCCTCCCCGGCGCGCCCGCCGCCCTCCCCCGCGGCTGGTCCACCGCGGCCGACGCCGTCGGCTTCGTGGCCGCCCTCGGACTCGCCTCCGTGGTGGCCACCGGCAACCTCGTGCCCGCCGGTCTCGCCGACATCGACGTCGGCGGCCTCTACGAGACCCGGGACGGCAAGCTCGCCCTGCTGGAGGTCAACGGCTTCCTCGCCGCGGCCCTGTGCGCCGCCTCCGGCCGTCCCGCCACGCAGGCGCTGCCGCTCGCCGCCGTCGTCGTCGCCGAGGCGCTGCGCGCCCATCCGACGACCGAGTACAGCCCGCTCGTCGGCTCCGGTCTGACGCTGCTCCACCTGACCTGCGCCTCACTGTGGGCGGGCGGCCTGCTGCACGTCCTGCGCACCCTGCGGCTGTGGGAGCGCGCGGAGGCGGGAGCGGCCCTTCTGGGCCGCTACGCGCGCGTGGCGGTCGTCCTGCTCGTCGTCATCACCGCGACGGGGGTGTGCAGTTCGCTGCGCCGGATGCCGCCCGGGACGGTCCTGGAACAGCTGACGGACACCGCGTACGGGCGGGTGCTGCTCGCCAAGGTGATCCTGATGGCCGGTGTCGCCGCCCTGGCCCTGTGGGCCCGGGTGCGGCTGGCCCGCGCGGCCGATCCGCTGACCGCGAGTTCACCCGCGCGGGCGGAGGTGTACGTACTCGCCCTGGTGGTCGCGGTGTCGGGACTGCTGACGGCGCTGCCGGTGCCGATCCGCTGGTGA
- a CDS encoding CoA transferase, whose product MNPLASFWSGLGGAPALLARVSAVERPAVLPSRLPVRETARACVGVCALAAAELTALRTGGEVPAVRVDDGAVATAFVSERHLRIDGRAPENFAPLSRFWRTADGWVRTHANYPHHRARLLAALGTGDDPDAVAAALAGRSAYEVEDTVTAAGGLAVALRTPEEWAAHEQAVAVARHPLVEREQLDTAPAREFTPSGGKGGPLLPAAGLRVLDLTRVLAGPVATRTLALLGADVLRLDAPGLPELPDQHADTGFGKRSALLDLAAGRDTFEELLARADVVVTGYRPGALDRFGLSPRALAERRPGVVVAQVSAWGTSGPWAGRRGFDSLVQVATGIARIEGEADRPGSLPAQALDHGSGYLLAAGVLRSLTEQAEAGGSRLVRVALARTAGELLAPAAEPGNGREGESLSDDDGEASAARWLAERDSPLGRLRHVLPPLHFEGAPANWPHPPAAWGTDPARW is encoded by the coding sequence ATGAATCCTCTCGCGTCCTTCTGGTCCGGTCTGGGCGGCGCCCCCGCCCTCCTCGCCCGGGTGTCCGCCGTCGAGCGGCCCGCCGTACTGCCCTCGCGCCTGCCCGTGCGGGAGACGGCGCGGGCGTGCGTCGGCGTGTGCGCGCTGGCCGCCGCAGAACTCACGGCCCTGCGCACGGGCGGCGAGGTCCCGGCGGTACGGGTGGACGACGGGGCGGTCGCCACGGCGTTCGTGAGCGAGCGTCACCTGCGGATCGACGGGCGGGCCCCGGAGAACTTCGCGCCGCTCTCCCGGTTCTGGCGCACCGCGGACGGCTGGGTGCGCACCCACGCCAACTATCCGCACCACCGGGCCCGGCTGCTCGCCGCGCTCGGCACGGGCGACGATCCGGACGCGGTGGCCGCGGCGCTCGCGGGAAGGTCCGCGTACGAGGTGGAGGACACGGTCACCGCGGCCGGGGGCCTGGCCGTCGCCCTGCGCACGCCCGAGGAGTGGGCGGCGCACGAGCAGGCGGTTGCGGTCGCCCGGCACCCCCTGGTGGAGCGGGAGCAGCTGGACACGGCCCCCGCGCGGGAGTTCACGCCGTCCGGCGGGAAAGGGGGCCCGCTGCTGCCCGCCGCGGGACTGCGGGTGCTCGACCTCACCCGGGTCCTCGCCGGTCCGGTCGCCACCCGCACGCTCGCCCTGCTCGGCGCCGACGTGCTGCGGCTGGACGCCCCGGGGCTGCCCGAACTGCCCGACCAGCACGCCGACACCGGCTTCGGCAAGCGGTCGGCGCTGCTGGACCTGGCCGCCGGCCGGGACACGTTCGAGGAACTGCTGGCGCGGGCGGACGTGGTGGTCACGGGGTACCGTCCGGGCGCCCTGGACCGCTTCGGGCTGAGCCCTCGCGCGCTGGCCGAGCGACGGCCCGGGGTGGTCGTGGCGCAGGTGTCGGCGTGGGGGACCTCCGGGCCGTGGGCGGGGCGGCGGGGCTTCGACAGCCTGGTGCAGGTGGCCACGGGGATCGCCCGGATCGAGGGCGAGGCGGACCGGCCGGGCTCGCTGCCCGCACAGGCCCTCGACCACGGCTCTGGCTACCTGCTCGCGGCCGGCGTCCTGCGTTCCCTCACCGAGCAGGCGGAGGCGGGCGGCAGCAGACTGGTACGGGTGGCCCTGGCACGCACGGCGGGCGAACTGCTGGCGCCGGCAGCCGAGCCCGGGAACGGCCGTGAAGGCGAGTCGCTGTCCGACGACGACGGCGAGGCGTCCGCCGCCCGCTGGCTGGCGGAACGGGACAGCCCCCTGGGCCGGCTCCGCCACGTCCTCCCCCCGCTGCACTTCGAGGGCGCCCCAGCCAACTGGCCACACCCACCGGCCGCTTGGGGAACGGACCCGGCACGCTGGTGA
- a CDS encoding S8 family peptidase yields the protein MTASQPRRRRALVVPAGMAMATAFAFLPNTAATAAPAAQGASASASADAASLSYVVNVRGGHGAPASVKKAIAKAGGTIVTSYEKIGVIVVHSSNADFAKTVRKAPGVESAGATRNAPLPSAATTDMGSPKVLSAAEVAEATAQAAAGQDPLQNLQWDLPAIKADKAHEKSLGSPKVTVAVIDTGVDDTHPDIAPNFDRAASVNCVAGKPDTSEGAWRPGAAESPHGTHVAGEIAAAKNGIGMTGVAPGVKVSGIKVSNPDGYFYTEAVVCGFMWAAEHGVDVTNNSYYTDPWYFNCKNDPDQKALVEAVSRATKYAERKGAVNVAAAGNENYDLAADEITDPSSPNDGTTSDRVIDPSECLDIPTQLPGVVTVASTGAKGLKSSFSNYGRGIIDIAAPGGDSTALQTPAPPATSGLILGTLPGGGYGYMAGTSMASPHVAGVAALIKSTHPYAPPALVKALLYAQADATACTKPYDIDNDGKVDAVCEGPKNYNGFYGWGMADALDAVTR from the coding sequence ATGACAGCGTCTCAGCCGCGCCGTCGCCGCGCGCTCGTCGTTCCGGCCGGAATGGCCATGGCGACCGCGTTCGCGTTCCTGCCGAACACGGCGGCCACGGCCGCTCCCGCGGCTCAGGGGGCTTCCGCCTCCGCCTCCGCGGACGCGGCCTCGCTCAGCTACGTGGTGAACGTGCGGGGCGGACACGGAGCGCCGGCGAGCGTGAAGAAGGCGATCGCCAAGGCCGGCGGCACCATCGTGACGTCGTACGAGAAGATCGGCGTCATCGTCGTCCACTCCTCGAACGCCGACTTCGCGAAGACCGTCCGCAAGGCGCCGGGTGTGGAGTCCGCCGGTGCCACCCGCAACGCGCCGCTGCCGTCGGCGGCCACCACGGACATGGGCTCCCCGAAGGTGCTCAGCGCCGCCGAGGTCGCCGAGGCCACGGCTCAGGCCGCCGCGGGCCAGGACCCGCTGCAGAACCTCCAGTGGGACCTGCCCGCCATCAAGGCGGACAAGGCGCACGAGAAGTCCCTCGGCAGCCCGAAGGTCACCGTCGCCGTCATCGACACGGGCGTCGACGACACCCACCCCGACATCGCCCCCAACTTCGACCGGGCCGCGTCGGTCAACTGTGTGGCGGGCAAGCCCGACACCAGCGAGGGCGCGTGGCGTCCGGGCGCGGCCGAGAGCCCGCACGGCACCCACGTCGCAGGTGAGATCGCCGCCGCCAAGAACGGCATCGGCATGACCGGTGTCGCGCCCGGGGTGAAGGTCTCGGGCATCAAGGTGTCCAACCCGGACGGCTACTTCTACACCGAGGCCGTGGTGTGCGGCTTCATGTGGGCGGCCGAGCACGGGGTCGACGTCACCAACAACAGCTATTACACCGACCCGTGGTACTTCAACTGCAAGAACGACCCGGACCAGAAGGCGCTCGTCGAGGCCGTGAGCCGGGCCACGAAGTACGCGGAGCGCAAGGGCGCGGTCAACGTCGCGGCGGCCGGCAACGAGAACTACGACCTCGCGGCCGACGAGATCACCGACCCGTCCTCGCCGAACGACGGCACCACCTCGGACCGGGTGATCGACCCGTCCGAGTGCCTGGACATCCCGACCCAGCTGCCGGGTGTCGTGACGGTCGCCTCGACCGGCGCCAAGGGCCTGAAGTCGTCGTTCTCCAACTACGGCCGGGGCATCATCGACATCGCCGCGCCCGGCGGTGACTCGACGGCCCTGCAGACGCCGGCCCCGCCCGCCACCAGCGGCCTGATCCTGGGCACGCTGCCCGGCGGCGGCTACGGCTACATGGCCGGTACGTCGATGGCGTCCCCGCACGTCGCGGGCGTCGCCGCGCTGATCAAGTCGACGCACCCGTACGCGCCGCCGGCGCTGGTGAAGGCCCTGCTGTACGCGCAGGCCGACGCCACCGCCTGCACCAAGCCGTACGACATCGACAACGACGGCAAGGTCGACGCGGTGTGCGAGGGGCCGAAGAACTACAACGGCTTCTACGGCTGGGGCATGGCCGACGCGCTGGACGCGGTGACGCGCTAG
- a CDS encoding S8 family peptidase produces the protein MAHLRSRRRLALAVPVVLSLTASLGFLPAAASAAPATVSAEQAADAPALAYVVNTKADHRTIASVKRAVAAADGEVVVAYEKIGVIVVRSSNADFAKTLREVPGVQSAGATRTAPLAPAGTTDAGSAEYLTAADTAKLKAASAKTPGSEPLEADQWDLRAIGADKAAKINPGSRNVTVAVIDTGVDDTHPDIAPNFSRSQSANCFGGAPDTSQGAWRPYTAGDYHGTHVAGEIAAARNGVGVAGVAPGVKVSAINVTDPDNGLFYAEAVVCAFVFAADHGVEITNNSYYVDPWMYNCMDDPDQRAIVDAVNRAQLYAQRKGTLHFASAGNSNHDLASDAIVDASSPNDTTPVTRTIDPSECLDVPTQLPGVVTVSATGSENLKSYYSSYGKGVVDVAAPGGDGRYQLPDTPSKNGRILSTMPNGEYAWLQGTSMASPHAAGVAALLKSEHPWLPPAALQALLKAQAKNPGCPASYDQDGDGTQDATCEGGRAVNGFYGYGIVDALRAVK, from the coding sequence ATGGCTCATCTGCGTTCCAGACGCCGGCTCGCCCTCGCCGTGCCCGTCGTGCTGTCGCTGACCGCCTCGCTCGGCTTCCTGCCGGCGGCGGCCTCGGCCGCCCCGGCGACGGTGTCCGCGGAGCAGGCGGCGGACGCGCCCGCCCTGGCGTACGTCGTCAACACCAAGGCGGACCACCGCACGATCGCCTCGGTGAAGCGGGCGGTCGCCGCGGCGGACGGCGAGGTCGTCGTCGCGTACGAGAAGATCGGCGTGATCGTCGTGCGCTCCTCGAACGCCGACTTCGCGAAGACCCTCCGCGAGGTGCCCGGCGTGCAGTCCGCCGGCGCCACCCGTACCGCTCCGCTGGCCCCGGCCGGGACGACGGACGCGGGTTCCGCCGAGTACCTGACCGCCGCCGACACCGCGAAGCTGAAGGCCGCGTCCGCGAAGACCCCGGGCAGCGAGCCCCTCGAGGCCGACCAGTGGGACCTGCGGGCCATCGGCGCCGACAAGGCCGCCAAGATCAACCCGGGCAGCAGGAACGTCACTGTCGCCGTCATCGACACCGGCGTCGACGACACCCACCCCGACATCGCGCCGAACTTCTCCCGGTCCCAGTCCGCCAACTGCTTCGGCGGCGCCCCGGACACCAGCCAGGGCGCCTGGCGGCCGTACACCGCGGGCGACTACCACGGCACGCACGTGGCCGGTGAGATCGCCGCCGCCCGCAACGGCGTCGGCGTCGCCGGTGTCGCCCCCGGCGTGAAGGTCTCGGCGATCAACGTCACCGACCCCGACAACGGGCTGTTCTACGCGGAGGCCGTCGTCTGCGCGTTCGTGTTCGCCGCCGACCACGGCGTGGAGATCACGAACAACAGCTATTACGTCGACCCGTGGATGTACAACTGCATGGACGACCCCGACCAGCGGGCGATCGTCGACGCGGTCAACCGGGCCCAGCTGTACGCCCAGCGCAAGGGCACCCTGCACTTCGCGTCGGCCGGCAACTCCAACCACGACCTGGCCTCCGACGCCATCGTCGACGCCTCCAGCCCGAACGACACCACGCCGGTCACCCGCACGATCGACCCGAGCGAGTGCCTGGACGTCCCCACGCAGCTCCCGGGCGTCGTCACGGTGAGCGCGACGGGCTCGGAGAACCTCAAGTCGTACTACTCCTCGTACGGCAAGGGTGTCGTCGACGTGGCCGCGCCGGGCGGTGACGGCCGCTACCAGCTGCCGGACACCCCGTCGAAGAACGGCCGCATCCTGTCCACCATGCCGAACGGCGAGTACGCCTGGCTGCAGGGCACCTCGATGGCCTCGCCGCACGCTGCCGGCGTCGCGGCCCTGCTGAAGTCCGAGCACCCGTGGCTGCCCCCGGCGGCGCTTCAGGCGCTGCTCAAGGCGCAGGCCAAGAACCCCGGCTGCCCCGCGTCGTACGACCAGGACGGTGACGGCACGCAGGACGCGACATGCGAGGGCGGCCGCGCGGTCAACGGTTTCTACGGCTACGGCATCGTCGACGCGCTGCGCGCCGTCAAGTGA
- a CDS encoding DUF485 domain-containing protein gives MAAEAPPPSTDQHKLPTPEEFTEVQESAEFGELRRSYRSFAFPLTIAFIVWYLLYVLLSNYAGGFMGAKLVGHINVAFVFGVLQFVTTFLIAWWYSKHAAAKLDPKAEAIKKRMEGGA, from the coding sequence GTGGCCGCCGAAGCACCGCCCCCCTCGACAGATCAACACAAACTCCCCACGCCGGAGGAGTTCACCGAGGTGCAGGAGAGCGCTGAGTTCGGTGAACTGCGCCGCTCCTACCGCTCGTTCGCCTTCCCGCTGACCATCGCCTTCATCGTCTGGTACCTGCTGTACGTGCTGCTGTCCAACTACGCGGGCGGCTTCATGGGCGCCAAGCTGGTCGGCCACATCAACGTCGCCTTCGTCTTCGGCGTCCTGCAGTTCGTCACCACCTTCCTCATCGCCTGGTGGTACTCCAAGCACGCCGCCGCCAAGCTCGACCCCAAGGCCGAGGCCATCAAGAAGCGTATGGAGGGCGGCGCATGA
- a CDS encoding solute symporter family protein: MSPSITHVTLAANEASEHRVLIITLFALFVVATLGITVWAGRQTKDAADFYAGGRQFSAFQNGLAVSGDYMSAASFLGIAGAIALFGYDGFLYSIGFLVAWLVALLLVAEPLRNSGRYTMGDVLAYRMRQRPVRTAAGTSTIVVSIFYLLAQMAGAGVLVSLLLGITSDAGKVLIVALVGVLMIVYVSIGGMKGTTWVQMVKAVLLIGGTILITFLVLLKFNFNISDLLGKAAENSGKGDAFLEPGLQYGADNLTKLDFLSLGIALVLGTAGLPHILIRFYTVPNAKAARKSVNWAIGIIGCFYLMTLALGFGAAALISPDEIIESNPSGNTAAPLLALHIGGVDSAWGAILLATISAVAFATILAVVAGLTLASSSSFAHDIYANVIRRGKATEKEEMRAARWATVLIGIVSIALGALARDLNVAGLVALAFAVAASANLPTILYSLFWKRFTTQGALWSIYGGLIVAVGLVLFSPVVSGDPKAMFPDVDFAWFPLKNPGIISIPFGFLMGWLGTVLSKEEPDVKKFAELEVRSLTGTGAH, translated from the coding sequence ATGAGCCCCTCGATCACCCACGTCACCCTGGCCGCGAACGAGGCCAGCGAACACCGCGTCCTGATCATCACCCTGTTCGCGCTGTTCGTCGTCGCCACCCTCGGCATCACCGTGTGGGCCGGCCGGCAGACCAAGGACGCCGCCGACTTCTACGCGGGCGGGCGGCAGTTCAGCGCCTTCCAGAACGGCCTCGCCGTCTCCGGCGACTACATGTCCGCCGCGTCGTTCCTCGGCATCGCGGGCGCCATCGCCCTCTTCGGCTACGACGGGTTCCTCTACTCCATCGGCTTCCTGGTCGCCTGGCTCGTCGCCCTGCTGCTCGTCGCGGAGCCGCTGCGCAACTCCGGCCGCTACACGATGGGCGACGTCCTCGCCTACCGCATGCGCCAGCGCCCGGTGCGCACCGCCGCCGGCACCTCCACGATCGTCGTGTCGATCTTCTACCTGCTGGCCCAGATGGCCGGCGCGGGCGTCCTGGTGTCGCTGCTGCTCGGCATCACCTCCGACGCCGGCAAGGTCCTCATCGTCGCCCTGGTCGGCGTCCTGATGATCGTCTACGTCTCCATCGGCGGCATGAAGGGCACCACCTGGGTCCAGATGGTCAAGGCCGTGCTGCTCATCGGCGGCACGATCCTCATCACCTTCCTGGTGCTGCTGAAGTTCAACTTCAACATCTCCGACCTGCTGGGCAAGGCCGCCGAGAACAGCGGCAAGGGCGACGCCTTCCTGGAGCCCGGCCTCCAGTACGGCGCCGACAACCTCACCAAGCTGGACTTCCTGTCCCTGGGCATCGCCCTGGTGCTCGGCACCGCCGGCCTGCCGCACATCCTGATCCGCTTCTACACGGTGCCCAACGCCAAGGCCGCCCGTAAGTCCGTCAACTGGGCCATCGGCATCATCGGCTGCTTCTACCTGATGACCCTGGCGCTCGGCTTCGGAGCGGCGGCACTGATCTCACCGGACGAGATCATCGAGTCCAACCCGTCCGGCAACACCGCCGCCCCGCTGCTCGCCCTGCACATCGGCGGCGTCGACTCGGCCTGGGGCGCGATCCTGCTCGCCACCATCTCGGCGGTCGCCTTCGCGACCATCCTCGCGGTGGTCGCCGGACTCACTCTGGCCTCGTCGTCCTCCTTCGCGCACGACATCTACGCCAACGTGATCCGCAGGGGGAAGGCCACGGAGAAGGAGGAGATGAGGGCGGCCCGCTGGGCGACGGTCCTCATCGGCATCGTCTCCATCGCGCTCGGCGCCCTCGCCCGCGACCTGAACGTGGCGGGCCTGGTCGCCCTGGCCTTCGCGGTCGCCGCGTCCGCCAACCTGCCGACCATCCTCTACAGCCTGTTCTGGAAGCGGTTCACCACCCAGGGCGCCCTGTGGTCGATCTACGGCGGTCTGATCGTCGCCGTCGGCCTGGTGCTGTTCTCGCCCGTGGTCTCCGGCGACCCGAAGGCGATGTTCCCGGACGTGGACTTCGCCTGGTTCCCGCTGAAGAACCCGGGCATCATCTCCATCCCGTTCGGCTTCCTGATGGGCTGGCTCGGCACCGTCCTGTCGAAGGAGGAGCCGGACGTCAAGAAGTTCGCGGAGCTGGAGGTCCGTTCGCTCACCGGCACCGGCGCCCACTGA
- the moaA gene encoding GTP 3',8-cyclase MoaA, with protein MLIDTYGRVATDLRVSLTDRCNLRCTYCMPEEGLQWLAKPDLLTDDEIVRLIDIAVTSLGIEEVRFTGGEPLLRPGLVGIVERVAALEPRPQMSLTTNGIGLRRTAGALKAAGLDRVNVSLDTLRPDVFKTLTRRDRHQDVLDGLYAAREAGLTPVKVNSVLMPGLNDDEAPELLAWAVEHDYELRFIEQMPLDAQHGWKRDGMITAGDILTSLRTRFELTPEGDEARGSAPAERWLVDGGPHRVGVIASVTRPFCAACDRTRLTADGQVRTCLFATEETDLRAALRSGAADEEIARIWKLAMWGKKAGAGLDDPSFVQPDRPMSAIGG; from the coding sequence GTGCTCATCGACACCTACGGCCGGGTGGCCACCGACCTGCGGGTCTCGCTGACCGACCGGTGCAATCTGCGCTGCACGTACTGCATGCCCGAGGAGGGGCTGCAGTGGCTTGCCAAACCCGACCTGCTCACCGACGACGAGATCGTCCGCCTCATCGACATCGCGGTCACGTCCCTGGGCATCGAGGAGGTGCGCTTCACCGGCGGCGAGCCCCTGCTCCGCCCCGGCCTCGTCGGCATCGTCGAGCGGGTCGCCGCCCTCGAACCCCGCCCCCAGATGTCCCTCACCACCAACGGCATCGGACTGCGCCGCACCGCGGGCGCCCTGAAGGCGGCCGGCCTGGACCGGGTCAACGTCTCCCTCGACACGCTCCGCCCCGACGTCTTCAAGACACTCACCCGCCGCGACCGCCACCAGGACGTCCTGGACGGCCTGTACGCGGCCCGTGAGGCCGGTCTGACGCCCGTGAAGGTGAACTCGGTCCTGATGCCGGGGCTCAACGACGACGAGGCCCCCGAACTGCTCGCCTGGGCCGTGGAGCACGACTACGAGCTGCGCTTCATCGAGCAGATGCCGCTGGACGCCCAGCACGGCTGGAAGCGCGACGGCATGATCACCGCCGGGGACATCCTCACCTCCCTGCGCACCCGGTTCGAGCTCACCCCCGAGGGCGACGAGGCGCGCGGCTCCGCACCGGCCGAGCGCTGGCTGGTGGACGGCGGCCCGCACCGGGTGGGCGTCATCGCCTCCGTCACCCGGCCGTTCTGCGCCGCCTGCGACCGCACCCGGCTCACCGCCGACGGCCAGGTCCGTACCTGTCTCTTCGCCACCGAGGAGACGGACCTGCGCGCGGCCCTGCGCTCCGGCGCCGCCGACGAGGAGATCGCCCGCATCTGGAAGCTCGCCATGTGGGGCAAGAAGGCGGGCGCGGGCCTGGACGACCCGTCCTTCGTCCAGCCGGACCGCCCGATGTCCGCCATCGGCGGCTGA
- a CDS encoding DUF3099 domain-containing protein produces MRKQRDGGVQVFRITGARAGLQDDVRARQRRYVISMAVRTISVILAATLWNVERHVAIVALVLGAVLPYIAVVIANAGRENAPSLPSTFVTTPMKPMIAPPRTNDGATEADAEDVPSQAAPGARTQGPGHA; encoded by the coding sequence ATGCGGAAGCAGCGTGACGGCGGCGTCCAGGTGTTCCGGATCACGGGCGCCCGGGCCGGCCTCCAGGACGATGTGCGGGCGCGGCAGCGCCGGTACGTGATCTCGATGGCCGTTCGCACGATCTCGGTCATCCTCGCGGCCACCCTGTGGAACGTGGAGCGGCACGTGGCGATCGTCGCCCTGGTCCTCGGGGCCGTGCTGCCCTACATCGCGGTGGTGATCGCCAACGCCGGGCGGGAGAACGCGCCGTCCCTGCCGTCGACCTTCGTGACGACGCCGATGAAGCCGATGATCGCACCGCCCCGGACGAATGACGGTGCCACGGAAGCCGATGCGGAAGATGTGCCGTCGCAGGCGGCGCCCGGCGCACGAACGCAGGGGCCGGGGCACGCGTGA
- a CDS encoding GlsB/YeaQ/YmgE family stress response membrane protein produces the protein MGWLWAIIVGFVLGLLAKAVIPGKQHLPLWLATICGIIGAVVGNAIARGFGIEETRGIDWGRHIFQLGAAIVIVLFAEMIYNAMQRRKHEGQRV, from the coding sequence ATGGGCTGGTTGTGGGCGATCATCGTGGGATTCGTGCTCGGCCTGCTCGCCAAGGCGGTGATCCCCGGCAAGCAGCACCTCCCGCTGTGGCTGGCCACCATCTGCGGCATCATCGGCGCCGTCGTCGGCAACGCCATCGCGCGGGGCTTCGGCATCGAGGAGACCCGGGGGATCGACTGGGGGCGGCACATCTTCCAGCTGGGCGCGGCCATCGTCATCGTCCTGTTCGCGGAGATGATCTACAACGCCATGCAGCGCAGGAAGCACGAGGGCCAGCGGGTCTGA